The stretch of DNA ACTGCTCGGGGCGAAAGAGCAGCTCTTCCACTCTCCGACGAAGAGCCGCCAACACCTCGGAGGAGGCGACACGACCGAGCAGGAGCTTCTGCATACGAAGCGGTCGGATCAGCGATACCCAGGCGCCGGCCTGGGCACCCAGCAGCTGCACCTCGTGGGCAATCCGGCGCCGGTCTTGAACCGGCAGCGGATCGCCAAGAAAGTGGCCCGATAGCTGGACGCCGGCCAGCAGATTTCCGAGCTCATGGCAGACCGGCCTGACCCAATCCATGGAACGAACGACTCCCGCCTTCTTCCCACGAAGGGGCGACGAAACCTCTCAGCGATGCACCCGGGGCTCCTCCCCGCGGACGCCGGGTGAGTATACTCGGCGGCCATGACGTCTGCTGTCCTGCGCGGTCGTGAGCATACCCGCATCGGTGTGGTGGACGTCGTCGCGGAAGGGCCCATCGCCATCGCGAACTCCCGGGGCGGCGCCCCTAAAGGCTATCTGCACACGGATCCCAATGAGGATGTCGCCGGCTTCCTTCAGGGGCCAGGTGGCGCCTTCCTCGTCGTGGCCGACGGCCACTCGGGCTTCGAGGCCTCCGAAGTGGTCGTGGAGCACTTGCTGGCCTTTCCGGCACCCCAATGGACCGAAGCCGACGCGGATTTCCACACGGGCTGGAGCCGCCACGCCCTGGCCGCCCTTTGTGACGCGAACCTGGACATCCTGCGCGAACGCGCCGAAGGCCTCAATCTCGAGTCAGAAACCACCTTGGTGGCGACCCTGGTTCGCCCGGAGAGCCGCGACCTGCTCTATGCGTGTGTGGGCGACAGCCACTTGTTCGTCGCCACCCGTGGCGGGGTTCACGAACTCGGCGCCCGACCTGGGCGACCGACGCCCTTCCTGGGTTCACGCAAGGAGACTCCAGACACGCTTCACACCCGCTGCCAACTCGGCCGTCACGATTTGGCCGACGCCCTCGCAGTCGTGTGCGTCACGGATGGCCTGAGCGAGCAGGGAATCGGGGTCGAGGATCCGGCCTGGGCCATCGGGGAAGCCGTCACCGCGGCTGCCGAACTGCCCGCCGAAATGCGCGCCATGGGCCTGGCCCGTGACATCTGCGAGCGCGCCTGTGACGCCCACCGACGCCAGCGCGCAGGGGACAACGTGGCCGCTGCGGTAGCCTGGGTCGGGCTCTAGCCCGAATAATTCATGAAGAAGTCGCGTTCCTGAATTGAAGAAGGCCCCAGTTGCGGTAGAAACGTGTTGCGACACGCGTTTCCCCTCAACAAGGGCCCCTTCATGAAGCCGGATACTACCGCACAGACTGTCA from bacterium encodes:
- a CDS encoding SpoIIE family protein phosphatase translates to MTSAVLRGREHTRIGVVDVVAEGPIAIANSRGGAPKGYLHTDPNEDVAGFLQGPGGAFLVVADGHSGFEASEVVVEHLLAFPAPQWTEADADFHTGWSRHALAALCDANLDILRERAEGLNLESETTLVATLVRPESRDLLYACVGDSHLFVATRGGVHELGARPGRPTPFLGSRKETPDTLHTRCQLGRHDLADALAVVCVTDGLSEQGIGVEDPAWAIGEAVTAAAELPAEMRAMGLARDICERACDAHRRQRAGDNVAAAVAWVGL